One Alicyclobacillus acidoterrestris DNA window includes the following coding sequences:
- a CDS encoding RluA family pseudouridine synthase translates to MQSEMRAGHLHIHLDKRFNGWRVLDVLTTAFALPEAFSRRLCAAGLVRLGKRTLQPDDTVQTGARLVLEDPSPVAATPNTAVEDPGFCLPAGVAPLEICYEDDHVLVVNKPAGVIVHSDDPLELTLDTLVAQYYWQSGQYLPVRHVHRLDKPTTGAVVYAKHGFVARALDAQLTTHQMSRRYLAVVYGDALSKTQTVAKPIGRDRHRAGAYRVSSTGKPARTHIVVQAASVIDGQQLSLLSCRLETGRTHQIRVHCAALGAPILGDMLYGGRANIHAWPPQQAIALHAREVAFFHPYDEQEVVIKCRPGNDWMAFLRKEWGVEDDV, encoded by the coding sequence ATGCAAAGTGAGATGCGAGCTGGGCATTTGCATATTCATCTGGACAAGCGGTTCAACGGATGGCGCGTCCTCGACGTGCTGACGACCGCTTTTGCGCTGCCAGAAGCCTTTTCGCGCCGCTTGTGCGCGGCAGGGCTCGTGCGTCTTGGCAAACGAACCTTGCAGCCGGATGACACGGTACAAACCGGTGCGCGGCTGGTGCTAGAAGATCCATCCCCCGTGGCGGCGACTCCGAATACGGCAGTCGAGGACCCGGGCTTTTGTCTGCCTGCGGGCGTCGCCCCGCTTGAAATCTGCTATGAGGATGATCACGTCCTGGTCGTGAATAAGCCGGCAGGTGTCATCGTCCACTCGGATGATCCGCTGGAACTTACGCTTGATACCTTGGTTGCGCAGTATTATTGGCAGTCGGGACAATATCTGCCCGTCCGCCATGTGCATCGCCTGGACAAGCCGACGACCGGCGCAGTCGTCTACGCGAAGCACGGATTTGTGGCCAGAGCGCTCGATGCCCAGTTGACAACACATCAGATGTCTCGGCGTTATCTCGCCGTCGTCTATGGCGATGCGCTATCGAAAACGCAGACGGTCGCGAAGCCGATTGGGCGAGATCGGCATCGCGCTGGCGCGTACCGCGTATCATCAACCGGGAAACCGGCGCGTACACATATAGTGGTACAAGCAGCTTCCGTTATCGATGGCCAGCAACTATCGCTTCTGTCATGTCGGTTGGAGACCGGGCGTACGCATCAAATTCGGGTCCACTGCGCTGCGTTAGGCGCACCGATTTTAGGGGATATGCTGTATGGTGGGCGCGCAAATATTCACGCTTGGCCGCCACAACAGGCGATTGCACTGCACGCGCGGGAAGTGGCGTTTTTCCATCCATACGATGAACAAGAAGTTGTCATAAAATGTCGTCCTGGAAACGATTGGATGGCGTTTTTACGGAAAGAATGGGGAGTAGAAGATGATGTGTAG
- a CDS encoding dynamin family protein, with amino-acid sequence MQVMMDKPQLLERYERVGQWLENRGDKLHAGRIHDVLRELAADHASTSVAFCGLFSAGKSSLINALCASNALQTGAVPTTAAVHAVTLPGTNGRVQLLDTPGVDSTDEAHREATMNALHRADLMVLVADYQHVEAEENLELLRAFSEEGKRIVFVVNQVDKHLDFELTFAEFREHVEAALEDYGIELEHIFYTSTTQSPYSELNAFRDFLAGLQNVDDATHVEQVQKRLDEIIRDAVHEQLAGERASFAAQVRDLFGSEPMDERELANWLTQEAQALTQLEEAFQQDNAAFVDTQRAMRESWVRLVELAQIAPYETTEKGRFFVESLRPDFKVGFLRSAAKTAAEQTRRGEAFIEDLTGRVTNYLLVPLRNQIAKDIRQLAFGQDSWLSQLEGLTVDVTLDYVRKLVKPGALVSSQYPYQYVKDVVARIKRDVLGQLSGLVDVWFREADAAYKTYHADKWHRIEEQRQRVAALKQLDGVLRKEREWVDALCSGEVPNP; translated from the coding sequence ATGCAGGTAATGATGGATAAACCACAACTGCTCGAACGCTATGAACGGGTCGGGCAATGGTTAGAGAATAGAGGGGACAAGCTTCACGCTGGCCGGATACACGATGTCCTCAGGGAGTTGGCCGCGGACCACGCCAGCACGAGTGTCGCGTTTTGCGGTCTGTTTTCGGCCGGAAAATCGAGTCTCATCAATGCCTTGTGTGCGTCGAATGCGCTCCAGACCGGCGCAGTGCCGACGACGGCTGCGGTTCACGCCGTGACGTTGCCAGGGACGAATGGGCGCGTACAGTTACTGGACACCCCAGGTGTCGACTCGACGGATGAGGCGCATCGCGAAGCGACGATGAATGCGCTGCATCGCGCGGATTTGATGGTGCTCGTCGCAGATTATCAGCATGTCGAGGCCGAGGAAAATCTCGAGTTGTTGCGGGCGTTTTCGGAAGAGGGCAAACGAATTGTGTTTGTCGTCAATCAGGTGGATAAACACCTCGATTTTGAATTGACGTTTGCCGAGTTTCGCGAGCATGTGGAAGCTGCGCTGGAGGACTACGGCATTGAACTCGAGCACATCTTCTATACGTCGACAACGCAATCGCCTTACAGCGAATTGAACGCGTTTCGCGATTTTTTGGCGGGGTTGCAGAATGTAGACGACGCAACCCACGTGGAGCAAGTTCAGAAGCGGCTCGACGAGATTATTCGCGACGCGGTTCATGAACAGCTTGCAGGCGAGCGAGCATCTTTCGCGGCGCAGGTGCGCGACTTGTTTGGCAGCGAGCCGATGGATGAAAGGGAACTCGCGAACTGGCTGACGCAGGAAGCGCAAGCGCTCACGCAGTTGGAGGAGGCGTTTCAACAGGACAATGCGGCCTTTGTCGACACCCAGCGCGCGATGCGCGAAAGCTGGGTGCGCTTGGTCGAGTTAGCGCAGATTGCACCTTATGAGACGACGGAGAAGGGGCGGTTCTTCGTAGAGAGTCTGCGGCCGGACTTCAAAGTTGGTTTCCTCCGATCCGCCGCCAAAACCGCTGCCGAACAGACGCGCCGCGGCGAGGCGTTCATTGAGGATTTGACTGGACGCGTCACCAACTATCTCCTGGTGCCGCTGCGGAATCAAATCGCCAAGGATATCCGCCAGCTGGCCTTTGGGCAGGATAGCTGGTTGTCGCAACTCGAAGGGTTGACGGTGGATGTCACGTTGGACTATGTTCGCAAGTTGGTGAAGCCAGGCGCCTTGGTGTCGTCGCAGTATCCGTATCAGTACGTCAAGGACGTTGTGGCGCGCATCAAGCGCGATGTCCTAGGCCAATTGAGCGGATTGGTCGACGTGTGGTTTCGCGAGGCCGATGCGGCTTACAAAACGTATCACGCGGACAAGTGGCATAGAATAGAAGAACAGCGCCAGCGCGTCGCGGCGCTCAAACAACTCGACGGTGTTTTGCGCAAGGAGCGCGAGTGGGTTGATGCGCTGTGTAGCGGGGAGGTACCGAATCCGTGA
- a CDS encoding tetraprenyl-beta-curcumene synthase family protein: MTSATPTRPTRFLYRLFHDVMPLSRKQIERWTTRAKTIPNEVLRSQALSSLQHKRFHADGGSVYAAATREYAPTLVELIVALQTISDYLDNLCDRCDRYDPIDFRRLHDAMRDAVVPGAPLRAYYAFRGNPDDGGYLAELVQTCQRCVGELPNYHIVQKHVEWYVERYCELQEHKHIQPDKRSQTLIDWSTPFLKPYEDALLWWEFACATGSTLGMFTLFLAATEEIDARTVEETHTHYFPWICGLHILLDYLIDLEEDAREGDFNFVACYPDAHTAHKRIRHFADESWRRAKQISYGGRIHRFIVQGLLGMYLSDDKVRRQPAVKKARHMIYRFGPTACMFYFATVVYRRIR; this comes from the coding sequence TTGACATCTGCGACACCGACACGACCCACGCGCTTCCTATACCGCCTATTTCACGACGTCATGCCGCTTTCAAGAAAACAAATCGAGCGTTGGACGACGCGTGCGAAGACAATTCCAAATGAGGTGTTGCGAAGCCAGGCGTTGTCCAGCCTTCAGCACAAGCGATTCCATGCGGACGGAGGTAGCGTCTACGCAGCCGCCACCCGCGAATACGCACCGACACTCGTCGAGTTAATTGTGGCGCTGCAAACCATCAGTGATTATCTCGATAACCTGTGTGACCGGTGTGATCGATATGATCCGATAGATTTTCGCCGACTTCACGACGCCATGCGCGATGCGGTTGTCCCTGGCGCACCACTTCGGGCGTACTACGCCTTTCGAGGGAACCCGGACGACGGTGGCTATTTGGCAGAATTGGTACAAACCTGCCAGCGTTGCGTAGGTGAATTGCCGAACTATCACATCGTCCAGAAGCACGTCGAGTGGTATGTGGAGCGCTACTGTGAACTTCAGGAGCACAAACACATCCAGCCCGATAAGCGCAGTCAGACGCTCATCGACTGGAGCACACCGTTTCTCAAGCCGTACGAAGACGCGCTTCTATGGTGGGAGTTTGCCTGCGCCACTGGTTCGACTCTGGGGATGTTTACGTTGTTTCTGGCCGCTACCGAGGAGATTGATGCGCGTACCGTGGAAGAGACACATACGCACTATTTTCCGTGGATTTGCGGACTTCACATCCTGCTGGATTACCTAATCGATTTGGAGGAAGACGCGCGCGAAGGGGATTTCAACTTTGTCGCTTGTTATCCAGATGCACACACTGCCCATAAGCGCATTCGTCACTTCGCGGACGAAAGCTGGCGACGGGCGAAGCAAATATCTTATGGCGGGCGAATTCACCGCTTTATCGTGCAAGGGCTGCTGGGGATGTATTTGTCGGACGACAAAGTGCGGCGCCAGCCAGCGGTGAAAAAGGCGCGCCACATGATCTACCGATTTGGCCCGACAGCGTGCATGTTCTACTTTGCGACCGTGGTCTATCGCCGCATCCGCTGA
- a CDS encoding dynamin family protein yields MTTSNHRSEQRLRELLRDVQTKLQTLPDISLREVMDVEQRLARRDYLVAVFGAFSAGKSSLLNALFGESLLTVSPNPTTAAVTQLQAEDERQAQIVVSAKTEEELWRDVASAFSALHEQFSGLDEAIARAGAMNAKDYPTSLRRHVRFLKAIYEGYPVMRDRLGTAWTTTLDELKSFTAIEANAAYVARVDVYADHPWLRKGFIFVDTPGVDSIHRRHTDVAFRYMRHADAVIFVMYYTHAFTQGDRDFLLQLAGVQDVAKTNKLFAVINAVDLAKSAEERDAVRTRVSSELRRLGIREPRVYEVSAQIGLAARRLSAAPDDEQYQAMARTRLQLDSAAPLPNVDEMLAASGLTALERELTEYVQTEGDQLAADMVRRALAQVASQVDHLLSDEVARQADDESFRSRRQNELAKLRETLREAHARDTDRASSLLGQYVHDLEELVFHASERIRLRYRDLFREAFHPGQFRVGRSQDKLREAGEALSDALARQIDIETRTFSLRAAALAERNLRRAAEVWGDAFDEHALQAPALEEPDFSGVVVESVASSVPADTLQPFYRHFSSTKQFFEGDGQRKMMDESEPAVMEVVKASMEKATRAVLEDAISRLQSALEVMYAAFESQLDTAEQAALRPFDAGRLEALQRAQAYLRAVRV; encoded by the coding sequence GTGACGACATCGAATCATCGTTCTGAACAGCGTCTGCGCGAGTTGTTGCGCGACGTGCAAACAAAACTGCAAACTCTACCGGATATTTCGTTGCGCGAAGTGATGGATGTAGAACAGCGACTTGCGCGACGCGATTATCTCGTCGCGGTCTTTGGAGCGTTTTCCGCAGGGAAGTCGTCGCTTTTAAATGCGTTGTTTGGCGAGTCGTTGCTCACTGTGTCACCGAACCCAACAACCGCCGCAGTGACGCAATTGCAAGCGGAGGATGAGCGTCAAGCGCAGATCGTCGTCTCGGCGAAGACCGAGGAGGAATTGTGGCGCGATGTCGCAAGCGCCTTTTCGGCGTTGCACGAACAATTTTCAGGACTCGATGAGGCCATTGCTCGCGCTGGCGCGATGAACGCCAAGGATTACCCGACATCGCTGCGCCGTCACGTTCGCTTTCTCAAGGCCATTTACGAAGGCTACCCAGTCATGCGCGACCGCCTGGGGACAGCGTGGACGACAACGCTGGATGAACTCAAGTCGTTTACCGCCATCGAAGCGAATGCAGCATACGTGGCAAGGGTGGATGTGTACGCCGACCATCCATGGCTTCGCAAAGGGTTTATCTTTGTGGATACGCCGGGGGTCGACTCGATTCATCGGCGCCATACCGATGTCGCGTTCCGCTATATGCGGCATGCCGACGCCGTGATTTTTGTCATGTACTACACCCACGCCTTCACGCAGGGAGATAGAGATTTCTTGCTGCAGCTCGCCGGCGTGCAAGATGTCGCCAAGACCAACAAACTGTTCGCGGTGATTAACGCGGTCGATCTCGCCAAGTCCGCGGAGGAACGCGATGCAGTCCGCACGCGCGTTTCCAGCGAGTTGCGCCGCTTGGGAATTCGTGAGCCGCGCGTCTATGAGGTGTCCGCGCAGATTGGCTTGGCGGCACGGCGTCTCTCTGCGGCGCCGGACGACGAACAGTATCAGGCGATGGCGCGCACTCGATTGCAGTTGGACAGCGCTGCGCCTCTTCCAAATGTGGATGAAATGCTTGCTGCCTCTGGGTTGACTGCACTCGAACGCGAGTTGACGGAGTACGTGCAAACCGAGGGTGACCAGCTCGCGGCGGACATGGTGCGCCGGGCGCTTGCCCAAGTCGCGTCGCAAGTCGACCATCTGCTCTCAGACGAAGTCGCCCGTCAGGCGGATGACGAATCGTTCCGAAGCCGTCGGCAGAATGAACTCGCCAAGTTGCGTGAAACGTTGAGAGAGGCGCATGCGCGCGATACGGATCGCGCATCGTCGCTGTTAGGGCAATACGTTCACGACTTGGAAGAGCTCGTGTTTCATGCCTCCGAGCGAATTCGCTTGCGTTATCGCGATTTGTTTCGCGAGGCGTTCCACCCAGGGCAATTTCGTGTCGGACGCAGTCAAGACAAGCTGCGGGAGGCAGGTGAGGCGTTGTCCGACGCACTCGCTAGGCAAATTGACATTGAGACGAGGACCTTCTCGTTGCGGGCGGCTGCATTGGCCGAGCGAAACCTTCGTCGCGCGGCGGAGGTGTGGGGCGACGCGTTTGACGAGCACGCGCTCCAGGCGCCGGCGCTGGAAGAACCGGATTTCTCTGGGGTCGTTGTCGAATCTGTCGCTTCCAGCGTTCCAGCTGACACGTTGCAGCCCTTTTATCGGCACTTCTCTTCGACAAAGCAATTTTTCGAAGGCGATGGGCAACGGAAGATGATGGATGAGAGTGAACCGGCTGTGATGGAGGTCGTCAAGGCGAGTATGGAGAAGGCGACGCGGGCAGTGCTGGAAGATGCAATCAGCCGTCTGCAATCGGCTTTGGAAGTGATGTACGCTGCGTTTGAAAGCCAGTTGGACACGGCTGAACAGGCCGCGTTGCGACCGTTTGACGCAGGGCGGCTAGAGGCATTACAGCGTGCGCAGGCGTATCTTCGAGCGGTGCGTGTATGA
- a CDS encoding YihY/virulence factor BrkB family protein: MEERMHIVGHFFANLTARIFKHDIASLSAQICFYALFSLFPLLILIIYGTSLVVPQSNIQHLLITALKPYYPNVDYANTGGANDFIAKSIQSLGAAGARIGIVSFLTLTWSATSAFIAVQQALDTIFEVEDKRSFLARRIVGFTMLVMLIFVAVFSSIALALFPHIDHAPWWPNVSGWASALRGLTRVVYPLSLFVTCFVFYRYLPSRKVDVNSVLIGALCASVALDLARVLFVVYASHFVSYHLIYGTLTVVIMLVLWMYIAGIILLFGAEIASCLDYMGQSKDS, encoded by the coding sequence ATGGAGGAACGCATGCACATAGTCGGGCATTTTTTCGCAAATCTAACCGCCCGCATCTTTAAGCACGACATCGCCTCACTCTCGGCTCAAATCTGCTTCTACGCCCTGTTTTCGTTGTTTCCGCTCCTCATCCTAATCATTTATGGAACGAGTCTGGTTGTCCCGCAGTCCAACATTCAACATTTGTTGATTACGGCGCTCAAACCTTATTATCCGAATGTCGATTACGCCAATACTGGTGGGGCAAACGACTTTATCGCGAAGAGCATTCAGTCGCTGGGCGCTGCTGGGGCGCGAATTGGCATCGTCAGTTTTCTGACGCTGACATGGTCGGCGACGAGTGCGTTTATTGCCGTCCAGCAGGCGCTCGACACGATTTTTGAAGTGGAGGACAAGCGGTCTTTTCTGGCTCGGCGGATTGTTGGGTTCACCATGCTCGTCATGCTGATTTTTGTAGCCGTGTTCTCGTCCATTGCGTTGGCGCTGTTTCCGCATATCGATCACGCCCCCTGGTGGCCCAACGTCTCAGGCTGGGCTTCGGCATTGCGTGGATTGACGCGGGTGGTTTATCCGCTGTCGCTGTTTGTCACGTGTTTTGTCTTTTATCGATATCTGCCGTCCCGCAAAGTGGATGTCAACAGCGTGCTGATTGGAGCACTCTGTGCGTCGGTGGCGCTGGATTTAGCGAGGGTGCTGTTTGTGGTATACGCCAGCCACTTTGTGAGTTACCATTTGATTTACGGTACGCTGACAGTCGTGATTATGCTGGTGTTGTGGATGTACATCGCCGGAATCATTCTGCTGTTTGGCGCGGAAATTGCCTCTTGCTTGGATTATATGGGGCAATCCAAGGACAGCTGA
- a CDS encoding M42 family metallopeptidase yields the protein MSHGPYVEDLLVRILNTPSPTGHTKGIISLLAKEAAKLGYQPTLTKKGGLLIQVPGADNQNRRFLTAHVDTLGGMVKEILENGRLRVHRIGGYAWNTVEGEYCQVLTGSGQVLTGTIILHNTSVHVNREVGDIKRTDENMEIVLDAPVKTKQEALALGVEVGDFVAWDPRVAITDTGYIKSRHLDDKASVAILFGVLRELQSSKHELPHGLDILISNNEEIGYGGNSNIADEIVEYLAVDMGAIGDGLATDEHSVSICALDGSGPYHEGLRRHLVALAKANGLHYAVDIYPYYSSDASAALRAGADVRHGLIGPGVANSHAYERTHRDALENTLALILAYIQSPLVS from the coding sequence ATGTCTCACGGTCCATACGTTGAAGATTTATTAGTCCGAATCTTGAATACGCCATCGCCAACTGGTCACACGAAGGGCATCATCTCCCTCTTAGCCAAAGAGGCAGCAAAGCTTGGTTACCAGCCAACGTTGACGAAAAAAGGTGGTTTATTGATTCAGGTCCCCGGTGCAGACAATCAAAACCGGCGGTTTCTGACAGCCCACGTCGACACGCTCGGTGGCATGGTCAAAGAAATTCTGGAAAATGGCCGGCTGCGCGTACACCGAATCGGCGGTTACGCGTGGAATACAGTCGAAGGTGAATACTGTCAGGTGTTGACCGGATCAGGCCAAGTGCTCACAGGTACCATCATCCTGCATAACACCTCCGTGCACGTCAATCGCGAAGTCGGCGACATCAAGCGCACGGACGAGAACATGGAAATTGTCCTGGATGCGCCCGTCAAAACGAAACAAGAGGCCTTAGCGTTAGGTGTCGAGGTGGGTGATTTTGTCGCGTGGGATCCGCGCGTGGCCATTACCGATACGGGTTATATCAAAAGCCGCCACCTCGACGACAAGGCCAGCGTCGCCATCCTCTTTGGCGTGCTGCGCGAGCTGCAATCCAGTAAACACGAATTGCCGCACGGATTGGACATTCTCATCAGCAACAACGAAGAAATCGGCTATGGCGGCAACTCCAACATCGCAGATGAAATCGTCGAGTACCTAGCGGTCGACATGGGTGCCATTGGCGACGGGCTGGCGACAGATGAACACAGCGTCTCCATCTGCGCACTTGACGGATCAGGCCCCTACCACGAGGGACTCCGCCGACATTTGGTAGCGCTCGCGAAAGCGAACGGGCTCCATTATGCCGTCGACATTTACCCCTACTACAGTTCTGATGCATCCGCTGCGCTGCGGGCGGGCGCCGATGTGCGGCATGGGCTAATTGGACCAGGTGTCGCAAATTCGCACGCGTATGAACGCACCCATCGGGACGCACTAGAAAATACGTTGGCACTGATCCTGGCCTACATCCAGTCGCCACTCGTATCCTGA
- a CDS encoding S1C family serine protease, with amino-acid sequence MGRRWDDFDDWPKARRRGRKTAIMWPAIGLGLAVFYVLGVWTGAGIAHSGGSNVVYLPSQSAPSSNAQSGAGSADPSLSDSTLVTDIYNEVKGSIFTITAVNGSGGQDTDPQEDIGTGFLIDNRGDVATNAHVVGSAKTVELSVGDEKFKGTVVNADTLDDLAIVHINAPASMRPLTLGSAKTLQPGNLVVAIGNPFELTASVSSGIVSGLNRSMSESGGHVMNGMIQTDAPLNPGNSGGPLLNASGQVVGINTLIESPIEGSIGIGFAIPIDRLVALEQKLLSGKSIQHAWLGIEGMDIDSLMQQEMKLASSSGVYVTSVTKGSPAAKAGLRGDTNAAKLNNASDSADPFKILKGDGDIIVGIDGKKVTTIEQLTQYIDSDEPGQTVTLSVLRGGTQTSVKVTLAPWPSNQ; translated from the coding sequence ATGGGGCGTCGCTGGGATGATTTCGACGATTGGCCAAAGGCTCGACGCAGAGGTCGGAAAACTGCCATCATGTGGCCCGCAATCGGTCTCGGTTTAGCAGTGTTTTACGTGCTTGGCGTGTGGACGGGGGCGGGTATCGCGCATTCGGGAGGATCGAATGTCGTGTACCTGCCGTCGCAGAGTGCGCCGAGTTCCAACGCGCAGAGTGGAGCGGGTTCTGCGGATCCGTCGCTGTCGGATTCAACCTTGGTGACGGATATCTACAATGAGGTCAAAGGCAGCATTTTCACGATTACGGCGGTGAATGGCAGCGGGGGGCAGGATACCGACCCTCAGGAGGACATCGGCACGGGCTTTCTGATTGACAACCGTGGGGATGTCGCGACCAACGCACACGTCGTCGGGTCTGCCAAGACGGTGGAGTTGAGTGTGGGCGACGAGAAGTTCAAGGGGACTGTCGTCAATGCCGATACACTCGACGACTTGGCCATTGTTCACATCAATGCGCCTGCGTCGATGCGCCCGCTCACGCTAGGGTCCGCAAAGACGTTGCAGCCGGGGAATCTGGTTGTGGCGATTGGCAACCCGTTCGAACTTACGGCGAGTGTCAGTTCGGGGATTGTCAGCGGCCTGAACCGCTCGATGTCGGAGTCTGGTGGACATGTGATGAACGGGATGATTCAAACGGATGCGCCACTCAATCCAGGCAATTCCGGTGGACCATTGCTCAATGCCAGCGGTCAGGTGGTCGGTATCAACACCTTAATTGAAAGCCCGATTGAAGGCTCCATTGGGATTGGCTTTGCGATTCCGATTGACCGCTTAGTGGCGCTTGAACAGAAATTGCTTTCCGGCAAGAGCATTCAGCATGCGTGGTTGGGCATTGAAGGGATGGACATCGATTCCCTGATGCAACAGGAGATGAAATTGGCAAGCAGCAGTGGCGTCTATGTCACCTCTGTCACGAAGGGAAGCCCAGCCGCAAAAGCTGGTCTGCGCGGGGATACCAACGCCGCTAAGTTGAATAACGCGAGTGATTCGGCGGATCCGTTTAAAATCCTCAAGGGTGATGGCGACATTATTGTCGGTATCGACGGGAAAAAGGTCACCACGATAGAGCAATTGACGCAG
- the folB gene encoding dihydroneopterin aldolase encodes MDEIVLKGMPFFAYHGVLPEENVTGQRFIVNTWLSCDLREAGVSDDVADTINYAHVYAVVREIVEGKPRKLIEAVAEDIAAQLLATFDRLQAVTVEVEKPGAPIPGIFGQVSVKIRRHRTSA; translated from the coding sequence ATGGACGAGATCGTACTAAAAGGCATGCCCTTTTTTGCTTATCACGGTGTTTTACCGGAAGAGAACGTGACTGGTCAGCGATTTATTGTGAATACGTGGTTGAGTTGCGATTTGCGCGAAGCTGGCGTGTCCGACGACGTGGCGGACACGATTAATTACGCGCACGTGTATGCGGTTGTTCGCGAGATTGTGGAGGGCAAGCCGCGCAAATTGATCGAAGCCGTGGCAGAGGACATTGCGGCGCAACTCTTGGCGACGTTTGACCGGCTGCAGGCGGTCACCGTTGAAGTAGAGAAGCCAGGCGCGCCGATTCCGGGGATTTTTGGGCAGGTGAGCGTAAAAATCCGGCGCCATCGCACATCGGCGTAG